The DNA region GAGCAGTAGCACCAGGTTCGCGAAAGCACAATTCTAGCTTAAGTGGCAGAAGTGGTTTGTTTGTCGTCAATGAGTTGTTGATTGCGAAAGGGCGATCGCTCGATAAAATTACGCAAGCTGAAACCAAAGAATCTTATCCAGGCTTAAGTCAAGATTTGGGAAAGTTAGCCGCTAGTCAGTACTTAGCAGAAATTGCGTTATATCAAGCTTTAAGCGAACAACCGCAAGCAGAATTATTTAGCTTACTTCGCGAACACCTTAGCAGGTTAGAACAATTACCTAGAAATCAGCCGCGTTGGGCGATCGCTTACCTCAGCCATGCGGTTTTTCACCTCCTAGCGATCGCCGGAATTGCACCTCAAGTACAACGTTGCTGTTTAAGTGGAAGTCCTTTACAACCAGATTTGAATGATTCACAGTGGCAAGTAGGATTTAGTGCAGCCGCAGGTGGAATTGTTAGCTTAGACGCCCTGGAACGCCTGGAATCCCAAAGGCGCAGCCTCATAGCATCTGAACGCAGTACTTACAATTACAAACCTACTTCTCAAGTCAAGCGTGTAGCCGACCAACCTGGACAAAGCTACCAGATAAGTGCGCATCGGCAAGAAACACCCGCGTTAATTAGCCGCGTTGATGCTGCGGAACTCAATATATTACAACAGTTAGCTCAAGCTGAGTTAAATCAACTTACACCACTAGCAGCGGACAATTCGTTTGCAGACAGCAAATGGATATTTATTGAGCAAATTCTACGACAATATGCTCAGTATCATTTTGGTCGTCCAATTCGCTCTGCTGCCTTAATCGATAGTTATTTTGCTTTGCCGACTTCTACAAACGATGATGCAACCGCCTAATTTAGATACAGAAAGCTTTTTATCATCTCCTCGCTTACATAGCACCAACCGGAGGAAGGATACATCATTTTATCATCACTATCCAGATACCTCTTGTGTTTATCAAGTTTCGCACGAAAATACAACGAACAGCGATGTCGTCAGCAATAAAGTTGCTCAGGGAGCAACGAATGGTTCATTACTAAAACACAGCGGCGAAGAAGACACAACGGTTACAACGACACCAGCCGATGACGAAGCTGCCGAGGTCGGTTTTTTACCTGTATTAAAAAATCGCAATTTCCTGGCACTGTGGAGCGGTCAAGTTTTCTCGCAGTTAGCGGATAAAGTCTATTTAGTTTTAATGATTGCGATTATTTCCACCCGTTTTCAAGCAAGCAACCAAAGTATCAGCGGTTGGGTATCAGCAATCATGATGGCATTTACAATTCCTGCGGTACTATTTGGCTCTGTTGCTGGTGTCTTTGTAGACCGATGGTCTACAAAAGCCGTGCTGGTAGTTACAAATTTAGTACGTGGTGGCTTAGTGTTATCAATTCCAGTGCTGTTGTGGATGACTCAAGACTGGAGTGCAGTTGGTAGTTTGCCGACGGGTTTTGCAATTTTACTTGTATTATCTTTTCTCGTTTCTACCTTGACACAGTTTTTTGCCCCTGCAGAGCAAGCAGCGATTCCCTTGATTGTGGAACGGCGTCATTTATTGTCGGCAAATTCTTTGTATACGACAACGATGATGGCGTTAGTTGTTGTTGGGTTTGCTGTCGGCGAACCGCTGCTTGCAATTGCCGATAGTTTGACAAGGCGATTTGGTTCTGAGATTGGTAAAGAACTCGTTGTTGGTGGTAGTTATGCGATCGCGGGTTGTTTATTAATGCTATTAAAAACAGGTGAGAAAAATCGTGAAACTGAGGAAGCTCCGCACATTTGGCAAGATTTACGCGATGGATTGGAATATTTACGGAAAAATCACCGAATTCGGACGGCTCTCATTCAGCTTGTCATTTTATTTTCGATTTTTGCAGCGCTTGCAGTTTTAGCGGTGCGGATGGCAGAGGTGATTCCGCAAATGAAATCCTCGCAGTTTGGCTTTTTACTCGCGGCTGGTGGTTTAGGAATTGCCGCAGGTGCAACACTATTAGGTCAATACGGACAGCGTATTTCTCCGATTCAACTGAGCCTTTATGGTTCCGTGGGCATTGCAGGGTGTTTAATTGGGTTAGCGATATTTACTGAACAACTTTTAGCTGTACTATTATTAATTACACTTTTAGGCGGCTTTGCGTCTTTAGTTGCGATTCCGATGCAAACGGCGATCCAGAAAGAAACTTCTCCAGAAATGCGAGGAAAAATTTTTGGACTGCAAAACAACGTCATCAATATTGCCTTGACACTACCGCTAGCGTTAGCCGGAGTCGCCGAGACATTTATCGGCTTACAGGCAGTTTTTTTGAGTTTAGCAGCGGCAGCGATCGCAGGAGGTATCTTAACCTGGTATATTTGCCGTACAGAGACATAAACTCTCAAATCAAATAAAAAACACGGCAAGGAAATGAACAGAAAGAACCTGTTTCAACTTTGCGCCCCTCATTGATCCCTCACTTACCTGAGAAAATCGCACCTCAACCTGAATGCATATTGCCTGGCTCGGAAAAAAATCACCATTTTGT from Chroogloeocystis siderophila 5.2 s.c.1 includes:
- a CDS encoding MFS transporter, which produces MMQPPNLDTESFLSSPRLHSTNRRKDTSFYHHYPDTSCVYQVSHENTTNSDVVSNKVAQGATNGSLLKHSGEEDTTVTTTPADDEAAEVGFLPVLKNRNFLALWSGQVFSQLADKVYLVLMIAIISTRFQASNQSISGWVSAIMMAFTIPAVLFGSVAGVFVDRWSTKAVLVVTNLVRGGLVLSIPVLLWMTQDWSAVGSLPTGFAILLVLSFLVSTLTQFFAPAEQAAIPLIVERRHLLSANSLYTTTMMALVVVGFAVGEPLLAIADSLTRRFGSEIGKELVVGGSYAIAGCLLMLLKTGEKNRETEEAPHIWQDLRDGLEYLRKNHRIRTALIQLVILFSIFAALAVLAVRMAEVIPQMKSSQFGFLLAAGGLGIAAGATLLGQYGQRISPIQLSLYGSVGIAGCLIGLAIFTEQLLAVLLLITLLGGFASLVAIPMQTAIQKETSPEMRGKIFGLQNNVINIALTLPLALAGVAETFIGLQAVFLSLAAAAIAGGILTWYICRTET
- the recO gene encoding DNA repair protein RecO; translation: MSRTYKATGINLKSMALGESDRLLTILTREFGLVRAVAPGSRKHNSSLSGRSGLFVVNELLIAKGRSLDKITQAETKESYPGLSQDLGKLAASQYLAEIALYQALSEQPQAELFSLLREHLSRLEQLPRNQPRWAIAYLSHAVFHLLAIAGIAPQVQRCCLSGSPLQPDLNDSQWQVGFSAAAGGIVSLDALERLESQRRSLIASERSTYNYKPTSQVKRVADQPGQSYQISAHRQETPALISRVDAAELNILQQLAQAELNQLTPLAADNSFADSKWIFIEQILRQYAQYHFGRPIRSAALIDSYFALPTSTNDDATA